The Puntigrus tetrazona isolate hp1 chromosome 3, ASM1883169v1, whole genome shotgun sequence genome contains a region encoding:
- the alg1 gene encoding chitobiosyldiphosphodolichol beta-mannosyltransferase — MADANAAVAVVTVSLVLLGLLSGLSLSWALLPVAVVVLIFVLASGLKGRDELAHLNVCVLVLGDIGRSPRMQYHALSLSRHGYNVTLIGFLGTKPHQDILEDDRIDILPISELKGLTVGPRIVRYASKVIFQTFQLFYVLMKIEDQGYILMQNPPGLPAIAIAWLASRFRGNQFIIDWHNYGYTIMALTHGQNHFIVKLAKWYEKLFGCFSDHNLCVTNAMRNDLRKNWNIEATTLYDKPPPIFRETPPKLQHELFVRLGSAYLPFRPSPDATKEYMELTAFTERNTQTGAVMRSTGRPALLISSTSWTEDEDFSILLQALEEYEKFVEAGHKLPSLVCVITGKGPQKEYYKKLIDSKELQHIKICTPWLEAEDYPVLLGSADLGVCLHRSSSGLDLPMKVVDMFGCCLPVCAIHFQCLHELVKDEENGLIFKDSKELSEQIKLLFSDFPSDQGKLGIFRKNLRESGQQRWDENWDQNVLPLIKEHCD; from the exons ATGGCGGATGCCAATGCGGCAGTGGCTGTAGTGACAGTTTCATTGGTTCTTTTGGGACTTTTATCGGGGTTAAGCTTGTCGTGGGCTCTTCTTCCAGTCGCTGTAGTGGTGCTTATTTTTGTACTAGCCAGCGGATTAAAGGGGCGAGATGAACTTGCACATCTGAACGTTTGCGTGTTGGTGCTGGGAGATATAGGGCGCAGTCCTCGCATGCAGTATCATGCGCTCTCTCTCAGCAGACATGGATACAATGTCACCTTAATTGGCTTCCTtg GTACTAAACCTCATCAAGACATACTTGAGGATGACAGGATAGACATACTTCCCATTTCAGAACTAAAGGGGCTTACAG TTGGCCCCAGAATTGTCAGGTATGCTTCAAAGGTGATATTTCAGACTTTCCAGCTGTTCTATGTTTTGATGAAGATTGAGGACCAGGGCTATATCCTTATGCAG AATCCTCCTGGACTGCCAGCTATAGCTATAGCATGGCTGGCAAGTCGTTTCAGGGGAAACCAGTTCATCATAGACTGGCACAACTATGGATACACCATAATGGCTCTTACTCATGGGCAGAATCATTTCATAGTTAAGCTGGCAAAATG GTACGAGAAACTCTTTGGATGTTTCTCAGATCACAACTTATGTGTCACTAACGCGATGAGAAATGATCTTCGGAAAAACTGGAATATTGA GGCAACAACGCTGTATGACAAGCCACCCCCGATATTTAGAGAAACGCCTCCGAAACTTCAGCATGAGCTCTTTGTCAGACTGGGCAGTGCTTATTTACCATTTAGGCCTAG TCCGGATGCCACTAAGGAGTACATGGAACTGACAGCCTTCACAGAGCGCAATACTCAGACAGGTGCTGTGATGCGCTCCACTGGACGACCCGCTCTGCTTATCAGCAGCACCAGCTGGACTG aggaTGAAGACTTCTCAATTCTTTTACAAGCCCTTGAAG AGTATGAGAAGTTTGTTGAGGCAGGCCACAAACTTCCATCATTGGTCTGTGTAATTACAG GTAAAGGTCCTCAGAAAGAGTATTACAAGAAGCTGATCGACTCTAAAGAATTACAACATATCAAGATTTGCACTCCATGGCTGGAAGCAGAGGACTATCCAGTTTTACTTG GTTCTGCTGATCTTGGAGTCTGCTTGCACAGATCCTCCAGTGGTCTTGACCTTCCAATGAAAGTGGTTGACATGTTTGGATGTTGTCTACCAGTCTGTGCCATACACTTTCAGTG CTTGCACGAACTGGTGAAAGATGAGGAAAATGGACTCATTTTCAAAGACTCCAAGGAGCTGTCTGAACAAATAAAG CTTCTGTTTTCAGACTTCCCTAGTGATCAGGGGAAACTGGGCATCTTCAGGAAGAATCTAAGGGAAAGCGGGCAGCAGCGCTGGGATGAGAACTGGGACCAAAATGTCCTGCCGCTTATTAAAGAGCACTGCGACTGA
- the eef2kmt gene encoding protein-lysine N-methyltransferase EEF2KMT, with translation MNPAHPAASKEGEGVSHKTRKDVIHTFQVNFFAMSLLNTFPWDSLDREIMTTTSDIIEEILQKTCLHPICLKNPPSMKYRRRFLTELIKRHEMVAAEPLDVLYEALGELMCAQEEDVCYKTYLLPTGDAVSLAENVALISQGTTGLVTWEAALYLSEWALENTHIFKNKTVLELGSGIGLTGIVVCRSSSLTKYIFSDCHQAVLRTLKGNIANCLTNCDSGSASVCVEDLDWENVSDEQLQRIQADTIVAADVVYDPDVIACLVSLLSRILNGRAQEKHPVVYIASTVRNPQTYDCFKKELEIAGLRHVVVKDTVPQVFPYNRASAIEMIKIYV, from the exons atgaaccCTGCACATCCAGCGGCAAGTAAAGAAGGGGAAGGAGTGAGCCACAAAACAAGAAAGGATGTCATACACACTTTTCAAGTCAACTTCTTCGCTATGagtcttttaaatacatttccatgGGAT TCTTTAGACAGAGAAATTATGACTACGACTTCAGACATCATAGAGGAGATTCTTCAGAAG ACGTGTTTACATCCCATTTGCCTCAAGAACCCCCCCTCTATGAAATACAGAAGACGCTTTCTAACCGAATTGATAAAAAGG CATGAGATGGTGGCTGCTGAACCTCTGGATGTACTGTATGAAGCCCTCGGAGAGCTCATGTGTGCACAGGAGGAGGACGTGTGCTACAAAACCTACTTACTG CCAACAGGAGATGCAGTTAGTCTAGCAGAGAACGTGGCTCTCATTTCCCAAGGAACCACAGGTCTGGTCACCTGGGAGGCAGCCCTGTATCTGTCAGAATGGGCTTTGGAGAATACACACATCTTCAAAAACAA GACAGTGCTGGAGCTGGGCAGCGGAATAGGACTTACTGGCATCGTAGTGTGTCGGTCATCCAGCCTAACCAAATACATCTTCAGCGACTGCCATCAAGCCGTCCTTCGGACGCTGAAGGGCAATATCGCTAACTGCTTAACTAACTGTGATAGCGGCAGCGCGTCGGTGTGCGTGGAGGACCTGGACTGGGAAAATGTGTCTGACGAGCAGCTGCAAAGAATACAGGCCGACACCATCGTTGCCGCAG ATGTGGTGTATGATCCTGATGTAATTGCTTGTTTGGTGAGTCTGCTGAGCAGGATTCTGAACGGCAGAGCTCAAGAAAAACATCCTGTTGTTTACATTGCATCCACTGTACGCAACCCACAGACGTACGACTGCTTCAAGAAAGAATTGG aaatagcTGGACTGAGACACGTCGTCGTTAAAGATACTGTCCCTCAAGTGTTTCCATACAACCGAGCCTCCGCTATagaaatgatcaaaatatatgtatga
- the LOC122341728 gene encoding beta-galactoside-binding lectin-like — MTGMLVQNMSFKMGQTLTLTGIPNADSTNFAINIGHSAEDIALHMNPRFDAHGDQHTVVCNSFQDGNWCEEQRGASFPFNQSEEFQIKITFTNEEFLVTLPDGSQISFPNRQGAEKYKYMHFEGEVRINGIEIK; from the exons ATGACC GGAATGCTTGTGCAAAACATGTCCTTCAAGATGGGACAGACTCTGACTCTTACAGGAATCCCCAATGCTGATTCCACAAA TTTTGCCATTAACATCGGTCACAGCGCCGAGGACATCGCTCTTCACATGAACCCTCGTTTCGATGCCCACGGAGACCAGCACACTGTAGTGTGTAATTCATTCCAGGACGGCAACTGGTGTGAGGAGCAGAGAGGGGCCAGCTTTCCATTTAATCAGAGCGAGGAGTTCCAG ATAAAAATCACTTTCACCAATGAGGAGTTCCTGGTGACTCTTCCTGACGGCTCTCAGATTAGTTTCCCTAACCGTCAAGGCGCTGAGAAGTACAAATATATGCACTTTGAAGGCGAGGTCAGGATCAATGGGATTGAAATCAAGTAG